The DNA segment CGAACGCTGAATGCGGCCGACAACACGGTGACGGAGTGTGATTTGACGCGCTTCAATCGTTGGGACTACACCTACCGGCCGGGCGTGCTGCTGGCCGGCGTTGGGAACGTGGTATCGCACAACCATATTCACGATGCGCCACACACGGCAATCCTGCTCTCTGGAAACAACCACACCATCAGCTACAACGAGATTGACCACGTGTGCCAGCAGACGTCGGATGCCGGCGCGTTTTACATGGGCCGCGACGCCACGATGCGCGGCAACGTTGTAGAGTTCAACTTCTTTCACGATATTCAGCCGAGGGTGAGTCCAAACGGGCAGTTCGGCGACGTCATGTCGGTCTACCTCGACGACTGCTCGTGTGGCGTCACGGTGGTAGGCAATCTGTTCGTGCGGGCCGGGCGTGGCGTGCTGATTGGTGGTGGTCGCGACAATGTGGTGCAGAACAACATTTTCGTAGATTGCAATCCTGCCATCAGCGTGGACGCGCGCGGGCAGGGATGGGCGTCATTCTGGTTTAACGGTAAGGACCCGACCATCATGAACGGCCTGGCCGCGGTTCCCTGGCAGCGTCCGCCCTGGAGTGTGGAGTATCCGCAGCTGACGCGATACCTGGCCGACGATCCGGCTGCTCCATTGGGTAATCAGATACGTACCAACGTGTGCGTCGGCGGCAGCTGGCTGCAGCTGCAGGACGGCATTACACATGCGTCGGTCGGCGATGCCCAGAACGTGGTCGGGAGCGTGGGGATGTTTGTGGATGTCGCCCACGGCAACTACCGGCTTACGCCCGGCGCCGAGCCGCTGCAATTGGGGTTTCAGCAGCTGCCGGTGGACGAAATGGGAAGAACCGAACAGGCGCCAACCCCGCATGGAGCAAGACCTTGAACCCAACGGCGATACCGGACCTGCTGGCGGACTTTCATCGAGACGGCTTTCTCGTCCTGCCGGGCCTTCTGCCGCCGGATCAGGCGGGTGAACTGCGTGAAGGCGTACGGCGGGCGTTCGAAGTTCCGTGCGATGTGGAAGCGGCGTACGGCGCCGACCTCTGCAAGATATGGCGACCGCGTATGTTTGAGCATGGCGCTCCATTCGAGGCGCTGGTAGATAACCCGGCGGTCATCGATCTGGTTGAAGCTATCCTGGGTTCCGACTGCCACCTGATCGCCAACAGCGCGCTTCGCACCGGGCCCGGCGACGGTATCTCCACTTGGCACGCGGATGAGGAAGTTCGGTTCCCGCGGCCCGAGGGCGTGCCGCTGGATGATCGGATTCCGATTCCGTGCATGGTGCTGAACTTCAACTACTACCTGTGTGATGTGGATGAAGAGCTCGGCCCAACACAACTGGTACCGGGGAGCCACCGGAGCGGACGCCAGCCTACGTCCGCCGACTTTGGCGCCGACGGCATGCCGGCCTACAACGGCCGGAGCGCGGTCAGCGCCATAGGCTCTGCTGGAACAGCCGTGATGTGGAACGACCAGACCTGGCACCGCGGCGCTACCAACCGCAGCGCAAACCGCATTCGGTGGGTTCAGCAAGCCCCATATGGCCGGCGGTGCATCTCGCAGCGCTACTATCCGTTCATCAACTACCGGTTACCG comes from the Armatimonadota bacterium genome and includes:
- a CDS encoding phytanoyl-CoA dioxygenase family protein, whose amino-acid sequence is MNPTAIPDLLADFHRDGFLVLPGLLPPDQAGELREGVRRAFEVPCDVEAAYGADLCKIWRPRMFEHGAPFEALVDNPAVIDLVEAILGSDCHLIANSALRTGPGDGISTWHADEEVRFPRPEGVPLDDRIPIPCMVLNFNYYLCDVDEELGPTQLVPGSHRSGRQPTSADFGADGMPAYNGRSAVSAIGSAGTAVMWNDQTWHRGATNRSANRIRWVQQAPYGRRCISQRYYPFINYRLPPEILERANPRRKRLLGLHGAGAYG